GAGAAATGCCCTTTATTTCGTCACTTGGGAAATGGCAGTGACTTTGTCTTTAATAATATATCCACATTTTGCCTCCTACAGATTTTCCTCATTGTAATAGCTCGTTACGGACTGCCTCTAGTATCTACACAGTCACATCCAAACAGAATGAACTGGCTGTATCAGCGCAGCAAGTTCGGTACAACAGTTTCTTCAATAAACGTAAGTTAGTGAAGTAAATGGAGTGTAATCAACGTGTTTATCTCTGGGCAACAGTCATAGATGTGAACAATTTGGGTGTCCTGCATAACTGTCTGTTGCCCAGATCTACCAAAATTGTGAGAGGCCCTTTGCCAAATTGGCCTGCTATTGCTATTTTAACTGCACAAAATCGaaaatttgtgatttttttacgtTTGGGAACGTAAGAGTTAACTGGGGCTATCAATATATATGTCATGATTCTACCTTGCAGTTCCTGGTGATGACTTATGGGCTGGCGTGATGGGCCTTAGTAATGCTGGTAGGAAGAAAGGTCGTGGTAAGAGAGGCGGTGGAGCAAGGAGGAAGACCGACCTCAACCGAGGTCAGATCATTGGAGTGGGTGAGTTTCTTGAGTTCAGAGTCACCAGATGTAGCATTTCATCGTCACAGTGGAAAAATGTAAAGCTCAGGAAGTCCTTTTGAAAGATTATATTTGCCTgatttaacatacatgtacatgtacacctccAAAAACTTGGTTGATATTTACACGTAGTGCTAAAATGCACTAAAATAGTAAACTTAGATTGGCCTGTATTAGAATAGCTGGCTTTAAATTAGCTTGTGGTGCTCATTTGCATTTTTTGCCACTTCAACTTCGTGCTTAAATACTTACTCACTGAAATGTAAAATTGTCCCTCTAGGTCGCTCTAACATGGTGTGGCCAGGTTTGAATGCACCAGTAATGAAAGGCAGAGAGATGGTAAAGCAGAAGCAGTTACCCACCAATCCAGATTTTGAGAGTGATTTGGTGAAGTTCCGGGAGAAGATGCAGACGAGAAGAAAATTCTCTGTACCTACGCTGCAGAGAGGATATGCCGGTTCAAGATGGCCCGGAATGAGTATTGGAGCTCCAGACCCTGTAGGAGATTGTAAGTTATGTTGTCATTCCTTCAAAAGAGTTTCCCATTGTGAATCACCAGTACATAAATAATTTTTGTATGTGGTTTTCTGTGGCACATGTTGTGTTCACTGAGGCCATACAAATTTAATACTTTGGATCATGGCCCTCTTGCATTATGTTTACCCGATTTGGGGAAACAACACCCACCATCTAGCGCAAGTGTCACCTGTTTACCCAAATAAATATGAACTCTATCAGGTGCAGGAATTTAGTAGCAAGTGTTAGTTTTGTGATAAGAAAATAATGTGCGTGATATTTGTATCATTTCCTACTCTTTTTAGATACATTTGAGGGCTTTGATACCAGAGTATTGGAGGTAAGTTAAAGCAACTCACTTTTAGCTATTTACATGACTGTACCTATATGGTAGTGAAGACTTGAAGTCTGACGTCTGAAGTTTTGATTCTAGATTAATGGATTGAAATTGGCACACATAAAGGAGTTTCTCAATATAATACAGGACCAACTGCTTTTAAGCAAAATTCATGACACTTACAAACACTACAATGAATCATATCAACATATCAACTTCATAAAAGCGGCATTAGCTTTGGAACATTTGTGTAAATTGGGACCATTTATATGATACAATTTCCTTTTCAGTTTAAAATGGTGTCCAACATGACTGGTACACTGGGACGTAAATCCCGGTTCAGTGCATTTGTTGTGACTGGCAACAAAAATGGCCTAGCTGGTAGGTTGTTCGAATAGTAAATTGTAATCAAAATCACTTGcagattgaaaaaaattattcctGTCTTTCATAAATTAGGGTTACTCCAAGGTCGCAACTTCAAATCAGATGGGATTTCTATGCATGTTGGGGCACCCATAAAATACGATTATGACAAAAAAATGTCTTCATCTTTTATAGGATATGGTCTGGCCAGATCTCCTAATGGACAAGCTGCTCTACGAAAGGTAAAAATGGTCGTGAACTGGACCTACATTAGACAGGTCCAATATGTGTCTCGAattttgttgtaatttgaatgttttcttttaGTTTTGAATGATGGTAAAATGAGAAAGGTAAGGGTCAATAGGCCTTCATAGCAAACTCATTCATTCACTGCGGCAACATGATGTATCCGCGTCAACTGTGAAAGGTCATGTCTCCATTCTCTACAGTCTGTGCTCAGTACATCTCTCCCTACACCTGCTGACGTGACATCTTGCATCACCAGTCCATCCATCTCGTCCTTCATCTTCCTACGCTGTGCTAGAAACTTACGTTAGGCAGTTGCCGTTTAAGAGTAAACATGGTTGTTCCCTACAAGTTTCTTACGTCATTTTTTTCCCTTGCAGGCAAAGAATAAAGCGGCTCAGCGACTGCAATACATTGAACTCTACAATGGACACACAGGTTAGTAACTATTTGTAAAGAGCGCCTTGGCACTATGGTGACATCTTCAAGGTACTACATGTCACTTTGCAGTTTCAAAATCAACGTGACGGAAGTATCTACCAGTATACTTACGGTGTTTCGATAAAATTGGTTGTTTCGTGATTAGATTTCGATTGGAGAGAGTTTGAAGCTTATTTAAAAACTTGATATTACCCATTTTGGTGTGATGGATGACATATTTGATTTTCTTTGCAGTGTTCCACAACATGTATACCAAATTCTTTTTCACCGCGATCTTCATCAACAAAAAGCAGCAAGGTGAGTTTTTTGTGTTAATGAGGAACTAGCATTGTTATTGATTCCCCTTGGTGGTAGTCTCTAGTAACTGCATTGTATTAAAGTCACCTGAAAACCACCTGGTGGACACCCTAGCTGCTTCctgttgtcttcttcttcttcttgttcgcTCTGGACAGTcaagtccgatcttctgatgtattctatggtgtttcgcagctgttggaggtctccatagagctggtcttgtaggctggtaccttctggccagatgtcttttctcagagctgccaatctcgcacatcttgtcaggatgtgtgccaCGGTCATCGGTTCCGTGGCACATGGGCTGCTTCCTGTTGTCTTATATAGGGCTGGCTTCCATATCTCGTCGGATTATTCTTTCTATAATTTGGCTTTCAGGATACGGCATCAAGTCTCATCGAGTTCTGAAGACCATTTGCGATGTGATGGGTATCAAAGATTTGCATTGTAAAGTTGAGGGATCGACGAAGAATGTGCAGAATATGACAAAAGCATTCTTCAATGCACTAGCTACTCAGGCAAGTCTCTGATTGGGTCATGTATTTCCAGTATAACCATTGTTATAGTCCATTACATGGGAAAATAGCACTCAGACTTGGTGACTTCATACAGAAAAAGGCAGCAGTTAACAGTcttgctagtacatgtatttccagtATAACCATTGTTATAGTCCATTACATGGGAAAATAGCACTCAGACTTGGTGACTTCATACAGAAAAAGGCAGCAGTTAACAGTcttgctagtacatgtatttccagtATAACCATTGTTATAGTCCATTACATGGGAAAATAGCACTCCAACTTGGTGACTTCATACAGAAAAAGGCAGCAGTTAACAGTcttgctagtacatgtatttccagtATAACCATTGTTATAGTCCATTACATGGGAAAATAGCACTCCGACTTGGTGACTTCATACAGAAAAAGGCAGCAGTTAACAGTcttgctagtacatgtatttccagtATATAAACCATTGTTATAGTCCATTACATGGGAAAATAGCACTCCGATTTGGTGACTTCATACAGAAAAAGGCAGCAGTTAACAGTcttgctagtacatgtatttccagtATATAAACCATTGTTATAGTCCATTACATGGGAAAATAGCACTCCGATTTGGTGACTTCATACAGAAAAAGGCAGCAGTTGTcttgctagtacatgtatttccagtATAACCCATATCAAAATGGGTTTTTCATTAGGCTCTTTGAAGGACCTACattttgtatttgatataaatttGACTCCCCCTCCCCACATAATGGCATGACTCGCCTTGAAGTATCATAGTTTGTCTTGCAGGAAACACATAAAGAACTTGCCGAGAGACAGCAACTCCACGTTGTGGAACTTAGGAATGAAATGGACAACCTACCGGTTGTGCTTGCATCGCCTTCGTCAGGAAAGACACGGTCGATTGGCCGAGATGAGGATCTGGACTTTAATAGACTTTATTACGGAGGAAAAGTGCCTTATATAAAGCCAAAGCCTCGGCCGTTTTATGAAAAGTTGAGGTCATGGCGAAATTGGAAAAAGAAGGAATTGTGGAAATCACGTAACCAGGCCAAATGTCAAATAGTTCGCCTTGCTGGGTCTGAAGTGTAAAGAGTATGCAACTGATAGTGGTAATTTGTTGACTGGACAATACCCTGTGTGCTCAAATAAGCCAGCCATTGACAACTTTATCTAGGCTGTTACGCTAGAAGATTGTATGGGGGGTCTCGGATTCAGGATCAGACCATCCGATGAAGTTCATATAGTAAACATCTTTCAATGAGTCGATTGCCATGGGTGATGGGACCTCCGGCCTGTGGAAGATGTAGAATGGTTTGTTGTGATTGTTGTAGATCTGCACACCAGAGATGTTAATTGGCCACTAAAAGAATGTAGCCAAAAATGGCTTTGTTTTGTATCACAGTGAGACAAATGAGCTGAGATTAACGATATTTGATTTGCATTTCGTTTTGGTTGTTCTTCTGTCCTTCAATTGCTTGATTCTACCCATATGGAGGCTGTGCAATGACATCGTTCAGGCATCGATTTTGGATGTCAGTGCGTGTCCTTGACATTGCAGATGTCGCCTATAAAGTCTGCCATGTGAGGATGATGACATGCCATGGTTGTCACTGCCACTGACAAAATGCATCGTGGGATTGTGATGGCCTCCATTCGTGTTGCTCGCACGGAACTCTTGATTATCTCGACGGTGATGTTTCTGCAAGTATATGAGaatttgataaccagctggaagatttttgagaaaatttgtaGAACGGACACTTAGGTATTGATAACCAACTGAAGGGTCAATGACTGGTTGGAAGACCTGGGTAGATATTCCAGCTGGAAGAGGAGTGATGTCTCTAGTTACTGATTTTTTTACTCATCCAGCTGGTTAACATTACACATCTCTAAGCTGATCATATGTTTGTCTGGTCATTTACGTGTCTGGTTGTCAAAGCTGGCTTGTGTGGTGCCGAGTAGGATATGACAGGGACACCAAGGTCGTTGTGAGCAGTTTTTTTAACGGtgtgactcttccagctggttatgaATGATGTTTTCCCTCTTCTGTTTTGACGATGGTGCTGAAAACCGATTGTCTTTGTGAAGTTTCTGCGTCTTAACTGAAGTTTCAGTATTCTCCACTGTACCTTGACTTTTCCTGCTGGTTATTAGTCAAtgactctgccagctggttatctatCAACCGGACCGGCGGACAAATAAAGCTGTTCTTCTCACAATTTAGACTCCGGATGGTCTTTCCAAAACATCAggctggatgtgacaatgtccaaAGTTAGTACCGTTATCTTTTAAATATTACTGCTGGATGTGGCACTGTTCACAGTTAGTACCAGAGTCTTTCCAATATTGGGCTGGATGTGACACTATTCACTGTTAGTACCAATGTCTTTCCAATATCGGGCCGGTTGTAGACGCTAACTGTGGacactggatgtgacattgtccacagtTAGTACCAATGTTTTTCCAATATATAACTGGAGCAGTATTTCCTGTCGTGTCATTTGTTCAGAAACAGGAAAAACAACAATGACTTGTTTTTCTGTGTTCCCCTGCTGCTAGGTCACTGGTGTCTCTGCCAggttgtatggaaacactggaCTATAAACAACGTTACACCGTTTCAACGAAAATAGTCATATTTTGTTTGCTTCCAGATTCGCCCGCCAGGGCGTGTCCCGCCGTGTCGTTTGAACTCGCAAGGCAAACAATGCGCTGTTCTTCCCAGGTATCCGAAAAGACTAGGCTCCCGGAGTCGTCTATTTCGCCATCCTGATCATCTTATGGCAAAGGGGGAAGCTGGTCCACCGCGTctagagtgtacatgtatcaaatacTCCCCTGGTCTGCTTTGACGTTAAACTGACCGCGGTCGTGTTGTCCCTGTCAGCTAAACCCTACAATCACCACCTCAACTGATGACATTTAACATGTGTCATCTTTGACGTCTGTTACATAAAACTTGCTCATATACCGTCCATTAATGTTCTGTCGGCAAATTAATAAGGGACCGGGAGGAAATTGCCCGGTGATAGGTTATGAAACAAAATACTAATTTTAGCGGGTACTTAGGAAAATAAGGAGTCACCGGATAGCGACGGAGCTTGCCGTTGTCGACTCAAAGTCCTAATTGTTTGCGACCTATCGTAAAGAGAATTCGTCCTTGTAGGACTCGTCTC
Above is a window of Lineus longissimus chromosome 3, tnLinLong1.2, whole genome shotgun sequence DNA encoding:
- the LOC135484669 gene encoding small ribosomal subunit protein uS5m-like, whose protein sequence is MAAPLRMLAARRAVVFHAIKLDFPHCNSSLRTASSIYTVTSKQNELAVSAQQVRYNSFFNKLPGDDLWAGVMGLSNAGRKKGRGKRGGGARRKTDLNRGQIIGVGRSNMVWPGLNAPVMKGREMVKQKQLPTNPDFESDLVKFREKMQTRRKFSVPTLQRGYAGSRWPGMSIGAPDPVGDYTFEGFDTRVLEFKMVSNMTGTLGRKSRFSAFVVTGNKNGLAGYGLARSPNGQAALRKAKNKAAQRLQYIELYNGHTVFHNMYTKFFFTAIFINKKQQGYGIKSHRVLKTICDVMGIKDLHCKVEGSTKNVQNMTKAFFNALATQETHKELAERQQLHVVELRNEMDNLPVVLASPSSGKTRSIGRDEDLDFNRLYYGGKVPYIKPKPRPFYEKLRSWRNWKKKELWKSRNQAKCQIVRLAGSEV